From the Rhodoferax sp. WC2427 genome, one window contains:
- the csy2 gene encoding type I-F CRISPR-associated protein Csy2, which yields MSNELPNNPTPHAALLVLPRLRVQNANAISSPLTWGFPSITAFTGLMAALARRLGADAGIRFQSVGVVCHGFEAQVTSGGYTRSFCLTRNPVLQDGSTAAIVEEGRVHLDITLVFEVQLSSALLNDAARAACAAQVGDWVAGMRIAGGSVMPPVAGTLRRPPRPQLVLLAEAPDLRAQQFKRLGRQWLPGFALVSRDDLLHSRLEAMRANTPEAQPTLLDAWLDLARINYRATTTTVWNAAGDAYAETVEWAADPRPGWLVPIPVGYAALSDLHPPGTVAGARDMDTPFRFVEGVYSIGQWVSPHRLDDLAQLTWRPEHTPATGLYRCTNAYQAPATDTYTPVTFID from the coding sequence ATGTCGAATGAATTGCCGAACAACCCCACCCCGCACGCGGCCCTGCTGGTGCTGCCCCGCCTGCGGGTACAAAACGCCAACGCCATCTCCAGCCCGCTGACCTGGGGGTTTCCATCCATCACCGCGTTTACCGGGCTGATGGCCGCGCTGGCGCGGCGCTTGGGGGCGGACGCGGGCATTCGCTTTCAAAGCGTGGGCGTGGTCTGCCATGGGTTTGAGGCGCAGGTTACCTCCGGCGGCTACACCCGCAGCTTTTGCCTCACACGCAACCCCGTGCTGCAAGACGGCTCCACAGCGGCCATCGTGGAAGAAGGTCGGGTGCACCTGGACATCACGCTGGTGTTCGAGGTACAGCTCAGCTCCGCCCTGCTCAACGATGCCGCACGGGCCGCCTGCGCAGCACAAGTGGGCGACTGGGTTGCGGGCATGCGCATCGCCGGGGGCAGCGTCATGCCGCCAGTGGCCGGTACTTTGCGGCGGCCACCGCGCCCCCAATTGGTACTGCTGGCCGAAGCGCCCGACCTGCGGGCCCAGCAATTCAAACGGCTGGGCCGCCAATGGCTACCCGGTTTTGCGCTGGTGTCGCGCGACGACCTGCTGCACAGCCGACTGGAAGCCATGCGTGCCAACACGCCAGAGGCACAGCCCACCCTGCTGGATGCGTGGCTGGACCTGGCGCGCATCAACTACCGGGCCACGACCACCACCGTGTGGAACGCAGCGGGCGACGCATACGCCGAAACCGTGGAATGGGCCGCAGACCCGCGCCCCGGCTGGCTGGTGCCCATCCCCGTGGGCTACGCCGCCCTGTCCGACCTGCACCCACCCGGCACCGTGGCAGGCGCGCGCGACATGGACACACCCTTTCGGTTTGTGGAGGGCGTGTATTCCATAGGCCAGTGGGTAAGCCCCCACCGCCTGGACGACTTGGCCCAACTCACCTGGCGGCCCGAGCACACGCCAGCCACCGGCCTGTACCGCTGCACCAACGCGTACCAGGCCCCCGCGACAGACACCTACACCCCCGTCACCTTCATCGACTGA
- the csy3 gene encoding type I-F CRISPR-associated protein Csy3 — protein MATTTTTKTASVLAFERKLDPSDALFAAGKWADRSASQPWPAVEVRAKSVRGTISNRLKTKDQDPAKLDAAIESPNLQTVDVATLPADADTLKVSFTLRVLGGTGIPSACNSADYQAKLLATVQTYTQSQGFGELARRYAHNLANGRFLWRNRLGAEQIEVQVAHWVQGQAAQTWTFDALGHSLRDFSASSADLTQLATVLEQGLTGSRHVLLQVTAYLRVGAGQEVFPSQELILDKDKAGKSKTLYTVNDVAAMHSQKLGNAIRTIDTWYPEAAEQGPIAVEPYGSVTSQGKAYRQPKAKMDFYSLFDAWVLKDQVPDTAQQHYVMANLVRGGVFGDSGKD, from the coding sequence ATGGCAACGACCACCACCACCAAAACCGCCTCCGTTCTCGCGTTTGAACGCAAGCTGGACCCGTCTGACGCACTGTTTGCCGCAGGCAAATGGGCAGATCGCAGCGCCAGCCAACCATGGCCTGCGGTTGAAGTACGGGCCAAATCGGTACGTGGCACGATTTCCAACCGCCTCAAAACCAAAGACCAGGACCCGGCCAAGCTGGATGCCGCCATCGAAAGTCCAAACCTGCAAACCGTCGATGTAGCCACCCTGCCCGCCGATGCAGACACCCTCAAAGTCAGCTTTACGCTGCGGGTGCTGGGTGGTACGGGCATACCGTCGGCCTGCAACAGCGCCGACTACCAGGCCAAGCTGCTGGCCACCGTGCAAACCTACACCCAGTCGCAAGGGTTTGGCGAGCTGGCGCGCCGCTACGCACACAACCTGGCCAATGGCCGCTTCCTGTGGCGCAACCGCCTGGGCGCGGAGCAGATCGAAGTGCAGGTAGCGCATTGGGTACAAGGGCAAGCCGCGCAAACCTGGACCTTTGATGCCCTGGGCCACTCGCTACGTGACTTCAGCGCCAGCTCTGCCGACCTCACCCAACTGGCGACAGTGCTGGAGCAAGGACTCACGGGTTCGCGCCACGTTTTGCTGCAGGTCACCGCCTACTTGCGTGTAGGTGCCGGGCAAGAGGTGTTTCCGTCGCAAGAGTTGATTCTGGACAAAGACAAGGCCGGCAAAAGCAAAACCCTGTACACCGTGAACGACGTGGCGGCCATGCACTCGCAAAAGCTGGGCAACGCCATCCGCACCATCGACACCTGGTATCCCGAGGCCGCCGAGCAAGGCCCCATCGCGGTGGAACCCTACGGCTCCGTCACCTCGCAAGGCAAGGCCTACCGCCAGCCCAAGGCCAAGATGGATTTCTACTCGCTGTTCGATGCCTGGGTGCTCAAAGACCAGGTGCCCGATACCGCCCAACAGCATTACGTCATGGCCAACCTGGTGCGCGGCGGCGTATTTGGCGACTCCGGCAAGGACTAA